In Etheostoma cragini isolate CJK2018 chromosome 19, CSU_Ecrag_1.0, whole genome shotgun sequence, the genomic window TCAGGTTTtgcagatttttccaatatcagtgttttgtttggtgGTTTTAGTGTACAAATCACATGCAAGCAATTACAAGTAGTATTAAATCTAtgtcttttgattttcttttcattttattttacagaatgaTCTCTCTGAGCCAATGGCAGTACAAGAGATGGATACAAGTAATGGGgttcttttacctttttatgaCCCTGACACGAACATGGTCTACCTGTGTGGAAAGGTATAACATCAGAAAATACAGATTTACTCAAATCTTTAAATTGGTATcaattccctttttttaatgtttggttCAATCGTCTGGCTTTCAGGGGGACTGCACCATCCGTTATTTTGAAGTGACAGATGAATCCCCGTATGTTCACTTCCTCAGCTTATACAGCAGCAAGGAGCCTCAGAGAGGGGCTGGCTTTCTTAGTAAAAGAGGTGTCGATGTCAACAAGTGTGAAATTGCCAGGTAAATAGTTTTGGTCACATTTTCCTTCCTTGATATTTGATcactttaaaagatttttaaaggGCTGGTGATAtacaagaaataaataacaagaaaataaatgatcctACTAAGTATTACCTGTGTAGCCAAAGACTCGTACAGATTATTGATCAGCTCtattgtccaaaaactattagaAACACATAAATTAGCCCCACCATTgtactgggtgacatgttccttcataaCCCTGAACATTCTTATTATCACTGTATATCTTCTGTAAGAACTTTTGAGCTTGGGGCTGAGTGACACAGTTGGCATAATAAGTAATAAAGCAGTTAGAGACATGTTTGTGATGTTGgtctttttatgtgttttttgcattttgaaaaatgtagacTGTGCCAGCCTTTTTAACGAGATTACTATTCTCCTGGTCTTCTGTAGGTTCTACAAACTGCATGAAAGGAAAGTGGAACCCATTTCTATGACTGTACCACGAAAGGTAAGCCAGGCACAGCATATAGAAATGCATTACttattagttaaaaaaaagtaatagaaagCCTTCTGTATGCCCAGGAGGTCTATCTAGAAGTGTATCATTAAAACACTTTCCTGTGTCCATCTTGGCACCCCAGTCAGATCTGTTTCAGGGAGACCTTTACCCAGATACAGCTGGCATGGAGCCGGCTCTCCTGGCGGATGAATGGATCGCTGGGCAGGATGCACAACCCCTGTTGGTCTCTCTGAGCGGCGGGTACTCAGTTCCCCCATCCAAGCACAGAGACACCCTCAGAAGCAAACCCAAGCTCATCTCGCAGGACTCTGGGGCTGCACCGCCTTCAGCAGGCAATGCAGCAGCCACATCTAGCTCTGCCGCCAAGGAGATGGAAGAAGAAGTGCCACAGCCACGAGTTGCCACACGGGAGACAGACGGAAACACTGAAAGGCCGAAGAGAGAGGTGAGTTGGCAGAATTAGACATAAAGACCGTACCATTTAAATGCTCAaattttgttttctgatttgttccTTCTCGCCTTCCAGGACGATTTGTTGAATGAGTTGTTAGCAGAGATGAAGGCTTTGCGGGCTGTCGTCCTCGCTCAAAGCCAGAGAATCGAGTTGCTGGAGAGGCAGCTGGCTCGGATTGAGGATGGGGATGTATGAAAAAGGTGGAGAAACCACTACATTCGGAGGGCATTCATACTTAATCCATAGACCGTAGCCTATGAATCAGCAGTACCTTGAGCTGTGTCAGTGGAAGAATGAAGTGTAGGGTAGCAACTAACTAAATCAGAGTGACTTACAACCAGGTCAATTATTGCGGTGAAAATAAGACCACAGTTTGTTTTCCAGACTGTGGCTGAAAACGGGGTGTCATCTGCATAGAACTATTTCAGTGagataatgttttgtttttcatatgaAGGAGTATCGTAGCAGCTGTTTGGTGCATATAGTGCAGCTTTGAGCTTTGCAAATTTTGCTAATTTTGAAGGGCTTTAAAGGTGTTTCAATGGTACAATTGCCTCAAGTTAATGCACAAAGTAGTGATTAAAACATTATATTGAAGTTAATTAAGGTTTACATACTATAGCAAAGTATagtaaaaaatatgattttctttctttaaagcaCTCACAAATGGAACGGTTAGGGCTATTTATCAGGTAGTTGAAGCTGCTAaactgtgatgtcatcagaCCCCCAATTGTTAATTCATTGTGTGACTTGTGCTTTGTTTTACTGCTTCGTATGTGTGTAAGGCTAACGGTTGGAAAATCTTTTGGTACACAAATCATGACCTTGACATTGAGAATTATGTGACTGATAGCTGATGAGAGTCTAGTTGAATATTTGTGTACTGTAATTCTGTGTCGTCTTTGCGGTCAATGAAAAGGTAACACTTGTGATTTTTGCGTGATTTACTAATGGTTTTAGGAAAGAGCTAGGGCAGATATTTGTCCACATTATCATTAGGATAAAAATATGCAGaagtatttttctttccttcttttggATGTCTGGAAAGGCTGCCGTATTTTGGGCCCCCTAAAGATCCAGGATATTAGGTTTAGTCTTCACTTCTTGGGATGTTCTTTTCAGAGCCGTCAGCTGAAGTAACAGTTGTTTGGTGGACACAGAGCCCAAGTTGAGCTATAATCGGTACA contains:
- the coro1b gene encoding coronin-1B; translated protein: MSFRRGVVRQSKFRHVFAQAWKAEHCIDDVRVSRVTWDTSLCAVNPKFIAVIIEAGGGGAFLVVPLSKSGRIDQSCPTVCGHAAPVLDIQWSPHDDNIIASASEDFTVKVWQIPDGGLTCPMTEAILTLEGHSKRVGILAWHPTALNILLTAGCDNVICVWNVGTGELVYQLSDAHPDLIYSVSWNKDGSAVCTVCKDKALRVIDPRRGTVLKVKEKVHDGTRPMRAVFLSDGKILTTGFSRMSERQLALWDTNDLSEPMAVQEMDTSNGVLLPFYDPDTNMVYLCGKGDCTIRYFEVTDESPYVHFLSLYSSKEPQRGAGFLSKRGVDVNKCEIARFYKLHERKVEPISMTVPRKSDLFQGDLYPDTAGMEPALLADEWIAGQDAQPLLVSLSGGYSVPPSKHRDTLRSKPKLISQDSGAAPPSAGNAAATSSSAAKEMEEEVPQPRVATRETDGNTERPKREDDLLNELLAEMKALRAVVLAQSQRIELLERQLARIEDGDV